Proteins from a single region of Pseudopedobacter saltans DSM 12145:
- the alaS gene encoding alanine--tRNA ligase yields the protein MTAKEIRQAFLDFFASKGHQIVPSAPIVVKNDPTLMFTNAGMNQFKDLFLGEAPIKYPRVADTQRCLRVSGKHNDLEEVGIDTYHHTMFEMLGNWSFGDYFKKEAIAWSWELLTDVLKLDKDRLYVTVFEGDEKEGLPMDQDAYDFWKAFVPESRILKGNKKDNFWEMGDTGPCGPCSEIHFDNRSDEERAKVDGATLVNADDPQVIEIWNNVFMEFNRLKDGSLKKLPAQHVDTGMGFERLVRVIQGKTSNYDSDVFTPIIDFISKSAGIPYNAAATPDDKDWGQAVAMRVMADHIRAIAFAIADGQLPSNNKAGYVIRRILRRAVRYAYQYLGFKEPFLNKLVPLLAAQFKGVFDELISQQDFVQKVILEEENSFLRTLENGINRFEKYIQDNQDRQIDGAFAFELYDTYGFPIDLTELMAREKGLTVDMAGFDTELQKQKERSRAATAIDAGDWITVNEDDEVEFVGYDEVVATSRILKYRKVKAKGKEQYQLVLDVTPFYAESGGQVGDSGVLENENESIIINDTKKENGLIIHFADVLPHNLNATFIAKVNVHTRRLTENNHSATHLLHAALKAVLGDHVNQKGSLVNADVLRFDFSHFSKVTEQEIAKIEAIVNQKVRENIPLKEERNVPYQKALESGVTALFGEKYGDYVRVITFDDSYSKELCGGTHVKATGQIGYFKIVSESAVAAGVRRIEAITADKAEEYINNQAQLLAVLKELLKNPKDLTKSVESLLEENNKLKKEIEKSVLEKASVLKDVLKSKVTVVNDVNLIAEEIDLSNAEAIKNLAYQLKDIVDNLFLVLGANIDGKPNLTVMISDNLVKEKGLDAGKIIRELAKEINGGGGGQPFYATAGGKNPEGLKSALEKAIIYLK from the coding sequence ATGACTGCTAAAGAAATTCGTCAGGCTTTTTTAGACTTTTTCGCTTCTAAAGGCCATCAAATAGTTCCATCAGCACCAATTGTTGTTAAGAATGATCCTACATTGATGTTTACCAATGCAGGTATGAACCAGTTTAAAGACTTATTTTTAGGGGAAGCACCTATAAAATATCCTCGTGTTGCCGATACGCAAAGATGTTTACGCGTTTCGGGAAAGCATAATGATCTGGAAGAGGTAGGTATAGATACCTATCACCATACCATGTTTGAAATGCTTGGAAACTGGAGCTTTGGTGACTATTTCAAGAAGGAAGCTATAGCATGGAGCTGGGAATTGCTTACGGATGTTCTTAAATTGGATAAAGATCGTTTATATGTAACTGTTTTTGAAGGGGACGAGAAAGAGGGGTTACCAATGGATCAGGATGCTTATGATTTTTGGAAAGCATTTGTTCCTGAAAGCAGGATTTTAAAAGGAAACAAAAAAGATAATTTCTGGGAAATGGGAGATACAGGGCCTTGTGGTCCGTGTTCTGAGATCCATTTTGACAACAGGTCTGACGAGGAAAGAGCAAAAGTAGACGGTGCGACTTTGGTAAATGCTGATGATCCGCAGGTAATTGAAATATGGAATAATGTATTTATGGAGTTTAACCGTTTAAAAGACGGTTCTTTGAAAAAGCTTCCTGCGCAACATGTGGATACTGGAATGGGATTCGAGCGCCTTGTACGTGTTATCCAGGGTAAAACATCTAATTACGATTCTGATGTTTTTACACCAATCATTGACTTTATTTCTAAATCAGCCGGTATACCATACAACGCCGCTGCTACTCCTGATGATAAAGACTGGGGACAAGCGGTTGCTATGCGTGTAATGGCCGATCATATCAGAGCTATTGCTTTTGCTATTGCTGACGGACAATTGCCATCAAATAACAAAGCAGGTTATGTTATTCGTCGTATCCTGAGAAGAGCGGTTCGTTATGCATACCAGTATCTGGGCTTTAAGGAACCATTTTTAAATAAGCTGGTGCCTTTATTGGCTGCGCAGTTTAAGGGGGTTTTTGATGAATTGATATCTCAACAGGATTTTGTTCAGAAAGTAATTCTGGAAGAGGAAAACTCCTTTTTGAGAACTTTGGAAAATGGAATCAACCGTTTCGAGAAGTATATTCAGGACAACCAGGATAGGCAAATTGACGGGGCTTTCGCTTTTGAATTATATGATACTTACGGTTTTCCAATTGATCTTACCGAATTAATGGCGAGGGAGAAGGGTTTAACTGTTGATATGGCGGGTTTCGATACGGAATTACAAAAGCAGAAAGAGCGTTCGAGAGCGGCAACAGCTATAGATGCAGGGGATTGGATAACCGTGAACGAAGATGATGAAGTAGAATTTGTTGGTTATGACGAGGTAGTTGCTACTTCCAGAATTTTAAAATACAGAAAAGTTAAAGCTAAAGGTAAAGAACAATACCAGCTGGTATTAGATGTGACTCCATTTTATGCAGAAAGTGGCGGTCAGGTAGGCGATAGCGGCGTTTTGGAAAATGAAAACGAAAGTATAATAATCAATGATACCAAGAAGGAGAATGGCTTGATTATTCATTTTGCTGATGTCTTACCTCATAATTTAAATGCAACCTTTATAGCAAAAGTTAATGTTCATACCAGAAGATTGACGGAAAATAATCACTCTGCAACCCACCTGTTACATGCTGCCTTAAAAGCAGTGTTGGGGGATCACGTGAACCAGAAAGGATCTTTGGTTAATGCGGATGTACTGCGTTTTGACTTTTCTCATTTTTCTAAAGTTACAGAGCAGGAAATCGCAAAAATTGAAGCTATCGTTAACCAAAAGGTTAGAGAGAATATTCCTTTAAAGGAGGAACGCAATGTACCTTACCAAAAAGCCCTGGAAAGTGGAGTAACAGCCTTGTTTGGTGAGAAGTATGGTGACTACGTTCGCGTAATTACTTTTGATGATAGCTATTCGAAAGAGCTTTGCGGTGGTACTCACGTAAAGGCAACCGGGCAAATCGGTTACTTCAAAATTGTATCTGAAAGTGCCGTTGCTGCAGGTGTTAGAAGAATTGAAGCTATTACTGCTGATAAAGCAGAAGAATATATAAATAATCAGGCTCAACTTTTAGCGGTTTTAAAAGAGTTGTTGAAGAACCCTAAGGATCTTACAAAAAGTGTAGAATCTTTATTGGAAGAAAACAATAAACTAAAGAAAGAAATCGAAAAATCCGTGTTAGAAAAAGCTTCGGTTCTGAAAGACGTATTAAAGTCTAAAGTAACAGTAGTAAATGATGTAAATTTAATTGCGGAAGAAATAGATTTATCTAATGCTGAAGCGATTAAGAACTTAGCTTATCAACTAAAAGATATTGTAGATAACCTGTTTTTGGTCTTGGGTGCAAACATAGACGGTAAACCGAATTTGACTGTGATGATTTCCGATAATCTGGTTAAGGAAAAAGGTTTGGACGCTGGAAAAATCATCAGGGAACTTGCTAAAGAAATCAATGGTGGGGGTGGTGGACAACCGTTTTATGCAACAGCGGGAGGAAAAAATCCAGAGGGATTAAAATCTGCGTTAGAAAAGGCGATAATTTATTTAAAATAG
- a CDS encoding DUF4251 domain-containing protein encodes MKFIKMPVCLVITVLLGSVTLFAQVKGDKLKQLIKDQEYVFVAQSALSQRGTNINLTSEYDLKVGKTQIESYLPFYGRAYTAPMDPTEGGIKFTSKNFKYKEKLGKKGGWEIVIVPTDYKEINSMALSISENGYATLSVNSNQRSNISFYGYIMPKPEKKEKGEN; translated from the coding sequence ATGAAGTTTATAAAAATGCCCGTTTGTTTGGTAATAACGGTTCTGTTGGGTTCCGTTACGCTTTTTGCTCAAGTAAAGGGCGATAAGTTAAAACAGCTTATTAAGGATCAGGAATATGTTTTTGTAGCACAAAGTGCTTTAAGCCAAAGAGGAACAAATATCAATTTAACCAGTGAATATGACCTGAAGGTTGGAAAAACGCAAATTGAAAGTTATTTGCCCTTCTATGGCCGCGCATATACAGCACCCATGGATCCTACCGAAGGAGGTATAAAATTTACTTCCAAGAATTTTAAGTATAAAGAGAAATTAGGTAAAAAAGGCGGTTGGGAAATAGTTATTGTGCCAACTGATTACAAAGAAATAAATTCCATGGCACTGTCTATATCTGAAAACGGTTATGCAACTTTAAGTGTAAACAGTAATCAAAGATCCAATATATCTTTTTACGGATACATCATGCCTAAACCTGAGAAAAAAGAAAAAGGGGAAAATTAA
- a CDS encoding 2Fe-2S iron-sulfur cluster-binding protein, whose product MHQLKIVDIISQPGDNITFQLVPVSSNFPSYKAGQFLSLIFHFGEREIRRSYSLNSSPDVDQQLSITVKRIDNGEISRFLHHEIKVGDILTAQDPNGLFVYETEPGTKRTVFLFAAGVGITPLYAILKTALVRESKSKIVLVYSNKAEDNTLFIDELRQWQAKYPDRLHIIWIFSDSKNLLKARLNRFYIEEIIRNELEFDRSAALFYTCGPIFYMDLCRICLLGMGFPAQNIKRETFVLPEDEGDDDDQTEKVVDTNTYTIKLHFQSKTYDLDIPYNKRILDVALENKINLPYSCRAGMCGTCTSNCIKGNVRMDYNEILTDDEVEKGRVLICTGHPTENGTEIFVEG is encoded by the coding sequence ATGCATCAGTTAAAAATTGTCGATATTATTTCTCAGCCTGGAGATAACATTACTTTTCAGCTAGTTCCGGTAAGCAGCAATTTCCCTTCTTACAAAGCAGGTCAGTTTTTATCATTGATATTTCATTTTGGGGAAAGAGAAATCAGACGGTCATATTCATTAAACAGTTCACCCGATGTGGATCAGCAATTAAGTATTACTGTTAAAAGAATAGATAATGGTGAAATATCGCGTTTCCTACATCACGAAATTAAAGTTGGGGATATACTGACTGCTCAGGACCCCAATGGTTTGTTCGTCTACGAAACCGAACCGGGTACAAAGCGAACCGTGTTTCTTTTTGCCGCAGGTGTAGGGATTACACCGTTATATGCTATTCTTAAAACAGCGTTGGTTAGGGAAAGCAAATCGAAAATAGTTCTGGTATACAGTAATAAAGCAGAGGATAATACACTTTTTATCGACGAACTAAGACAATGGCAGGCAAAGTATCCGGATCGCTTACATATTATTTGGATCTTTAGTGATAGCAAAAATTTATTGAAAGCCCGTTTGAACCGTTTCTATATCGAAGAGATTATCAGGAACGAATTGGAATTTGATAGAAGCGCGGCATTGTTTTATACCTGCGGGCCTATATTTTATATGGATTTATGTCGGATCTGCTTATTGGGAATGGGATTTCCGGCTCAAAATATAAAGAGAGAAACATTTGTATTGCCAGAAGATGAAGGCGATGATGATGACCAAACAGAAAAGGTTGTTGATACAAACACATACACGATTAAATTACATTTTCAGAGTAAAACCTATGATTTAGATATTCCCTACAACAAGCGGATTTTAGATGTAGCGCTTGAAAATAAGATTAATCTTCCTTATTCATGTCGCGCTGGAATGTGTGGTACATGTACTTCCAATTGTATAAAGGGCAATGTGAGAATGGATTATAATGAGATATTGACTGACGATGAGGTGGAAAAGGGACGGGTATTGATTTGTACTGGCCATCCGACAGAAAATGGTACGGAAATTTTTGTAGAAGGTTAA
- a CDS encoding lipase secretion chaperone, with the protein MKRFFVTASLAMGLLMSAYAQDQKPAVKIPYYSQEFLDELKATPEQKAAINKLMDDFKAESKKVKANTALSEDEKKAEIAKLTKDRTAAYYKVLNEEQNQYIKTKRKQLATEATQTN; encoded by the coding sequence ATGAAAAGATTTTTTGTTACAGCTTCTTTAGCTATGGGACTTTTGATGTCCGCTTATGCACAGGATCAGAAACCTGCTGTTAAAATCCCTTATTATTCTCAGGAGTTCTTAGATGAGTTAAAAGCGACGCCGGAGCAGAAGGCCGCTATTAACAAATTAATGGACGATTTTAAAGCTGAGTCGAAGAAGGTTAAAGCGAATACCGCTTTATCGGAAGATGAAAAAAAGGCTGAGATTGCAAAATTAACTAAAGATCGTACAGCAGCTTATTACAAAGTGCTTAACGAAGAGCAAAATCAGTACATTAAAACAAAGAGAAAGCAATTAGCAACTGAGGCGACTCAAACTAACTAA
- a CDS encoding sensor histidine kinase → MQLANFRELSLLNWIQITTATTFLILSRKAYKSNWSRKKKDTLSFAFMLTILLTTFSVSYIVSLYNTKNTLTVFLIGIVTVSLFFVIEYRKIATAAAIISSVFVLSIIFIPISVNQKIMNVYAGLFLGFVLLCFSRYNYYFKSQHFVKIKQLEEKNKEIEILNNRKKEILTFVAHDLRNPLSNIEILSEMISEKYDPNLVVLITKSAIQAQKIIQDLIEAEKEHEESISRQQVNVFTYIKSIIDKWRIDNSRKILLINNTEDIDIEVNISKIERVIDNLISNGLKFSPKDSNLEILLNQDDFFVDITIKDYGIGIPKDLQQHLFDQFSAAGRTGLQGEKSIGLGLHISKKIVEQHGGTISVLSSENKGTAFTIKLPIAS, encoded by the coding sequence ATGCAATTGGCTAATTTCAGGGAACTTTCTTTATTAAACTGGATTCAAATAACTACTGCAACCACATTTTTAATTTTATCAAGAAAAGCCTATAAAAGTAATTGGTCAAGAAAAAAGAAAGACACACTCTCTTTTGCTTTTATGCTGACAATATTATTAACTACATTTTCCGTTAGTTATATAGTTTCCTTGTATAATACAAAAAATACGCTTACCGTCTTTTTAATTGGAATTGTCACCGTCTCCTTATTTTTTGTTATCGAATACCGTAAAATAGCCACTGCAGCAGCAATTATTTCCAGCGTGTTTGTGCTGTCTATTATTTTTATTCCTATCTCTGTAAATCAAAAAATAATGAATGTATATGCGGGCTTGTTTTTAGGCTTTGTTCTACTTTGCTTTTCACGGTACAATTATTATTTCAAATCGCAACACTTTGTAAAAATAAAGCAATTAGAAGAGAAAAATAAAGAGATTGAGATACTGAACAACAGAAAGAAAGAGATTTTAACCTTTGTTGCACACGATCTACGTAATCCTCTTAGTAACATCGAAATTTTAAGTGAAATGATTTCGGAGAAATACGATCCAAATCTGGTTGTATTGATTACGAAGTCTGCCATTCAAGCGCAAAAAATTATACAAGATTTAATAGAAGCAGAAAAAGAACATGAAGAATCTATTTCGAGGCAACAGGTTAATGTATTCACTTATATTAAGTCTATTATCGATAAATGGAGAATAGATAACTCCAGAAAAATATTATTAATAAATAATACCGAGGACATAGATATAGAAGTTAATATTTCTAAAATAGAACGTGTAATTGATAACCTGATAAGTAATGGTTTGAAATTTTCTCCCAAAGACAGCAATTTAGAGATTTTACTCAATCAGGATGATTTCTTTGTTGATATCACCATTAAAGACTATGGAATAGGCATCCCTAAGGACCTGCAACAACATTTATTTGATCAGTTTTCCGCCGCAGGAAGAACAGGCTTACAGGGAGAAAAATCTATTGGATTGGGATTGCATATCTCGAAAAAGATTGTAGAACAACATGGCGGAACAATCTCTGTGCTCAGCAGCGAGAACAAAGGAACAGCATTTACTATAAAACTCCCTATTGCGTCTTAA
- a CDS encoding pirin family protein, giving the protein MSNIGLIIEERAADIGNFLVGRLLPFRQKRAVGPFVFIDHMGPADLKNYQNLDVPAHPHIGLSTLTYLFEGSIMHRDSLGTEMEITPGAVNWMTAGKGVVHSERTPQYLRHSDKRLHGLQIWVALPKDLENLDPSFIHIEAKDIPHWEEGSTKIKLIAGEAFGKRSPVPVYSKLYFLEIIASEDTTLNIGNDLFGESALYILEGEIEDGGNTYGPKQILIAKDAKLCQFKMLAGTTVYIFGGEPFPEERYIFWNFVSSDKETIEKAKQDWVAQRFPKVPNETDFVPLPQSNVK; this is encoded by the coding sequence ATGTCAAACATTGGATTAATTATAGAAGAACGGGCCGCTGATATTGGAAATTTTTTAGTGGGCAGGCTATTACCTTTCCGCCAGAAAAGAGCTGTTGGACCTTTTGTTTTCATAGATCACATGGGGCCAGCTGATTTAAAAAACTATCAAAATCTGGATGTACCCGCTCATCCTCACATAGGCCTATCTACTTTAACTTATTTATTTGAAGGTTCCATTATGCATAGGGACAGCTTAGGAACTGAAATGGAAATTACACCCGGTGCCGTAAATTGGATGACCGCCGGCAAAGGTGTTGTCCATTCTGAACGGACTCCCCAGTATCTAAGGCATTCGGATAAGCGTCTTCACGGATTACAAATATGGGTGGCTTTACCTAAAGATTTAGAAAACTTAGACCCTAGCTTTATACATATCGAAGCTAAAGATATCCCTCATTGGGAAGAAGGTTCTACGAAAATTAAACTGATTGCTGGTGAAGCCTTCGGAAAACGATCTCCGGTTCCCGTTTATAGCAAGCTTTATTTTCTCGAAATCATAGCTTCTGAAGATACGACCTTAAATATTGGAAATGATTTATTTGGTGAAAGCGCTTTATATATATTAGAAGGCGAAATCGAAGACGGAGGAAATACTTATGGGCCAAAACAGATTTTAATAGCTAAGGATGCCAAGTTATGTCAGTTTAAAATGCTGGCGGGTACTACTGTCTACATTTTTGGTGGTGAGCCATTTCCAGAGGAACGTTATATATTCTGGAACTTTGTTAGTTCAGATAAAGAAACGATAGAAAAAGCTAAACAAGACTGGGTAGCACAAAGGTTCCCAAAGGTTCCTAACGAAACAGATTTTGTTCCTTTACCCCAAAGTAATGTAAAATAA
- a CDS encoding succinate CoA transferase yields the protein MAGERILHKELSERIIDDKKAASFFKDKMVVASSGFTKSGDSKAVLSALVQRAQTDPLKITLMTGASLGHGTDGALAAAKLLHLRLPFQVDTVLRKAINDGEVLFIDQHLGETANLLKANNFPKIDIAILEAAKIQEDGSIIPTTSVGNSAAFAALADKIIIELNTSVSLDIIGVHDICSPGEYPNRSEIHIVEANSRVGTIAIPIEVDKVIGIVLTDKKDSPAEIAPADETTKAIAKHLVGFFNDEIKKGNLTKSLMPLQAGIGKVANAVLNGFIEGDFENLTMYSEVLQDSTFDLLDSGKLNFASGSSITVSEEYYHKVFDNFDKYRNKIILRPQDISNAAEVIRRLGVISINTALECDIYGNVNSTHIAGTNMMNGIGGSGDFARNAYLSVFVTQSIAKGGKITSIVPMVSHVDHTEHDVDIIVTEQGLADLRGLAPRQRAKIIIENCAHPSYRSYLLDYFDRACERGGQTPHLLEEAFDIYKDLREKGTMAKQIFS from the coding sequence GGTTTTACAAAATCAGGAGATAGTAAAGCGGTATTGTCTGCATTGGTACAAAGAGCCCAAACTGATCCTCTCAAAATTACCTTAATGACCGGAGCTTCTCTTGGACATGGTACAGATGGAGCTTTAGCTGCGGCTAAATTATTACACCTTAGGTTGCCCTTTCAGGTAGATACCGTTTTGCGTAAAGCAATAAATGACGGTGAGGTTTTGTTTATAGACCAGCATTTGGGAGAAACGGCAAACCTACTCAAAGCCAATAACTTTCCAAAAATAGATATCGCAATTCTCGAAGCAGCAAAAATTCAGGAAGACGGTAGTATAATTCCTACTACCTCTGTGGGTAATTCCGCGGCTTTCGCAGCCTTGGCAGATAAAATTATTATAGAACTTAATACCTCGGTTTCACTGGATATAATAGGAGTTCATGACATATGCTCTCCCGGCGAATATCCAAACAGATCAGAAATACATATCGTAGAAGCAAATAGTAGAGTAGGGACAATAGCAATACCTATAGAGGTAGATAAAGTGATTGGAATTGTTCTAACAGATAAAAAGGATAGCCCTGCAGAGATTGCGCCTGCAGATGAAACAACAAAAGCTATTGCGAAGCATTTAGTTGGGTTTTTTAATGACGAAATAAAGAAAGGAAACCTTACAAAATCACTGATGCCTTTGCAAGCTGGTATAGGTAAAGTAGCTAATGCGGTTTTGAACGGATTTATAGAGGGGGATTTTGAAAACCTGACTATGTATTCTGAAGTATTGCAGGATAGTACATTTGATTTGTTGGATTCAGGAAAGTTGAATTTTGCCTCCGGATCTTCCATCACAGTTTCAGAAGAATACTATCATAAGGTTTTCGATAATTTCGATAAATATCGTAATAAAATAATCTTGCGTCCCCAGGATATAAGTAATGCTGCGGAAGTGATCAGGAGACTGGGAGTAATCTCGATAAATACAGCATTGGAGTGTGATATTTATGGAAACGTAAATTCTACGCATATCGCTGGTACCAATATGATGAATGGCATCGGAGGATCAGGAGATTTCGCAAGAAACGCATACCTAAGCGTTTTTGTAACACAGTCTATTGCAAAAGGTGGAAAAATAACCAGTATTGTACCTATGGTTTCTCATGTAGACCATACCGAGCATGATGTAGATATTATAGTAACAGAACAGGGACTGGCAGATTTAAGAGGCCTGGCGCCCCGTCAGAGAGCTAAGATAATAATAGAGAACTGCGCACATCCTTCATATCGCTCGTATTTGCTGGATTATTTTGACAGAGCGTGTGAAAGGGGAGGTCAAACACCTCATCTGTTAGAAGAAGCTTTTGATATTTATAAAGATCTGAGAGAAAAAGGAACCATGGCAAAGCAAATTTTCTCATAA